A window of Exiguobacterium sp. FSL W8-0210 contains these coding sequences:
- a CDS encoding YjcG family protein — translation MNIGVVLFPSKRVQDFANSYRKRYDSKYALITPHITLRERMEVDETELDHIVTELNRIASETKPVNLHIQGARSFHPTNNVLFLKVMPTDELEQLHRALHTGPLEHKPKYDFLPHITIGQELSDVELFDVLERLKMEDIRFQEDVTKMALLYELENGAWSVYETFRFTGQ, via the coding sequence ATGAACATCGGGGTTGTATTGTTTCCATCGAAACGCGTTCAAGATTTTGCAAATTCATACCGAAAGAGATATGACTCGAAGTATGCACTGATCACACCTCATATCACGCTACGGGAGCGGATGGAAGTCGATGAGACAGAATTAGACCACATCGTGACGGAGTTGAATCGAATCGCGTCCGAAACGAAGCCTGTCAATTTGCACATCCAAGGAGCTCGTTCGTTCCATCCGACGAACAATGTCTTGTTCCTTAAAGTAATGCCTACGGATGAGTTAGAACAATTACATCGCGCTTTGCATACGGGACCACTCGAACATAAGCCGAAATACGATTTCTTGCCACACATCACAATCGGTCAAGAACTGTCGGATGTCGAACTGTTCGATGTACTAGAACGTCTCAAGATGGAAGATATCCGTTTCCAAGAGGACGTCACGAAAATGGCTTTATTGTATGAACTGGAGAACGGTGCTTGGAGTGTCTATGAGACATTCCGCTTCACAGGTCAATGA
- the fabI gene encoding enoyl-ACP reductase FabI, translated as MNIYPSLEGKTYVVMGVINQRSIAWGIARALDAAGASLAFTYVGERFKAPLEKLGQELSRPASYYTCDVTSDEEIEQVFQTIHADHGKISGIAHSIAFADKEALRGEFSGVTREQFAQALDISAYSLTAVVKAAKDFFTEDASVITLTYLGGEKMVPNYNVMGVAKAALDASVRYLAAEYGQQGVRVNAISAGPIRTVSAKGVGDFNSILDSIEERAPLHRNVTTEQIGQSGLFLLSQMSSGVTGEILHVDSGFHIL; from the coding sequence ATGAATATTTATCCTTCACTCGAAGGCAAGACGTACGTCGTCATGGGCGTCATCAACCAACGTTCGATTGCATGGGGCATCGCACGTGCGCTCGACGCTGCTGGAGCAAGCCTGGCATTTACATATGTCGGAGAACGTTTCAAGGCACCACTTGAAAAATTAGGACAAGAATTATCACGACCGGCTTCTTATTATACGTGTGATGTCACGAGTGATGAAGAGATCGAACAGGTCTTCCAAACAATCCATGCAGATCACGGTAAAATTTCGGGAATCGCTCACTCGATCGCATTCGCGGATAAAGAAGCGCTTCGTGGTGAGTTTTCAGGTGTAACGCGTGAACAGTTCGCGCAAGCACTTGATATCTCTGCCTACAGCTTAACAGCAGTCGTCAAAGCGGCGAAAGATTTCTTTACGGAAGATGCATCCGTCATCACGTTGACGTACCTCGGTGGTGAGAAGATGGTTCCGAACTACAACGTCATGGGTGTTGCGAAAGCCGCATTAGATGCAAGCGTTCGTTATCTCGCTGCTGAATACGGTCAGCAAGGCGTTCGTGTCAATGCGATCTCAGCTGGTCCAATTCGGACAGTATCCGCAAAAGGTGTCGGCGATTTCAATTCGATTCTTGATAGCATCGAAGAACGTGCGCCACTTCATCGTAACGTGACGACAGAACAAATTGGTCAAAGTGGACTGTTCTTGCTTTCACAAATGTCGAGTGGGGTGACAGGAGAAATCCTTCACGTCGATAGTGGATTCCACATTCTTTAA
- a CDS encoding NAD kinase, whose translation MRFAITARDDERSHALKQQLEQALTDRGCILDVSQPEIVVSIGGDGTMLQAFHSYLDQVETITLVGIHTGHLGFYADWRPEEMDELIDHIAKQDLATVQYPLLELSIDYADGSHNQLLALNECTIKSFNQTLVCDLSIRGDYFETFRGDGLCVSTPSGSTAYNKALGGAIVHPALEAIQITEMASINNRVYRTIGSPMLLPKHHDVEIRPVNPIDFQMTYDHYASIIHQNVTSIRCRVSDKKVKFARFRSFPFWQRVRESFLADERR comes from the coding sequence ATGCGTTTTGCAATCACGGCTCGTGATGATGAGCGATCTCATGCGCTTAAACAGCAACTCGAGCAGGCATTGACGGATCGGGGATGTATTCTTGATGTCAGCCAACCGGAAATCGTCGTCTCGATCGGTGGAGACGGAACGATGTTACAGGCGTTTCATTCGTATCTCGATCAAGTAGAGACAATTACGCTTGTTGGGATTCATACGGGGCATCTTGGTTTTTATGCGGATTGGCGCCCTGAAGAAATGGATGAACTGATTGATCATATCGCGAAGCAGGATTTAGCGACGGTTCAATACCCGTTGCTTGAACTCTCGATTGATTATGCGGACGGTTCACACAACCAACTGCTTGCCTTGAATGAATGTACGATTAAAAGTTTTAATCAGACGCTCGTTTGTGATTTATCGATTCGAGGCGACTACTTCGAGACATTCCGAGGTGATGGACTGTGTGTATCGACACCGTCTGGTTCGACAGCGTACAATAAGGCACTCGGCGGAGCGATCGTTCACCCGGCGCTCGAAGCAATTCAAATTACAGAGATGGCTTCCATCAACAATCGTGTCTACCGGACGATCGGCTCACCGATGTTGCTACCGAAACATCATGATGTCGAAATTCGTCCCGTCAATCCGATTGATTTTCAGATGACCTATGACCACTATGCTTCGATCATTCATCAAAACGTGACATCGATTCGGTGCCGGGTCTCTGATAAAAAAGTGAAATTTGCTCGTTTTCGTTCTTTCCCGTTCTGGCAACGGGTGCGGGAATCTTTCCTGGCAGACGAAAGACGTTAA
- a CDS encoding CYTH domain-containing protein encodes MEIEFKNLLSEQEYLSLFTHYASAKQPIWQANDYFDTPDFELRKKGAALRIREKKQGLVLTLKQPHEEGLLETHVTLSSTEAEDLFKYGLIHSEEMNEQLKSFDLQGSLEHLGRLETERIETALPEGLLVLDKSRYLGHTDYELEFEVSNFEQGQKNFERILSEHDIPQRKTKNKIVRFMERKALS; translated from the coding sequence TTGGAAATCGAATTTAAGAACTTATTGTCTGAACAAGAATATCTATCGTTATTTACCCATTATGCGTCAGCTAAACAACCCATTTGGCAAGCAAACGATTATTTTGATACGCCTGATTTTGAACTTCGAAAAAAAGGTGCTGCTTTACGGATTCGTGAGAAAAAACAAGGACTCGTACTGACTTTAAAGCAACCCCATGAGGAGGGATTGCTTGAAACGCATGTCACGTTATCATCAACTGAAGCAGAAGATCTATTCAAATACGGTCTAATTCATTCCGAAGAGATGAACGAACAGCTAAAGTCATTTGATTTACAGGGATCTTTAGAGCATTTAGGTCGATTAGAGACAGAACGAATCGAAACCGCGCTCCCGGAAGGATTGCTTGTCCTTGATAAAAGTCGCTATCTCGGACACACCGATTATGAGTTAGAGTTTGAGGTCAGTAACTTCGAACAAGGGCAAAAGAATTTCGAGCGAATTCTTTCAGAACACGACATTCCACAGCGCAAAACAAAAAATAAAATCGTCCGCTTCATGGAACGTAAAGCGCTTTCTTGA
- a CDS encoding GTP pyrophosphokinase, giving the protein MTKENWDLFLAPYQIAVDELKVKLKAIRKQFQQRGEHSPIEFVTGRVKPVKSILQKAERKAIARESLEQDMQDIAGLRIMCQFVDDIIHVLELLRSRGDFKIVEERNYITQKKDSGYRSYHVIIAYPVQTIEGEVPTLVEIQIRTLAMNFWATIEHSLNYKYQGNIPEETRERLRRAAEAAFLLDAEMSQLKVEIQDAQLVFQRDAKASERLKE; this is encoded by the coding sequence ATGACAAAAGAAAATTGGGATTTATTTCTTGCACCGTATCAAATCGCGGTCGATGAGTTGAAAGTTAAGCTAAAAGCGATTCGTAAACAATTTCAGCAACGGGGAGAACATTCACCGATTGAATTTGTCACAGGACGGGTCAAACCTGTAAAGAGCATTCTTCAAAAAGCGGAACGAAAAGCAATTGCGCGTGAGTCATTAGAACAAGACATGCAGGATATCGCCGGATTACGCATCATGTGTCAATTCGTCGATGATATCATTCATGTCCTTGAGCTGTTACGCTCGCGCGGAGATTTTAAAATCGTCGAAGAACGGAACTACATTACGCAAAAAAAGGATAGTGGCTATCGATCGTATCACGTCATCATTGCCTATCCGGTACAGACGATCGAAGGTGAAGTTCCGACGTTAGTCGAGATTCAAATTCGAACGCTTGCGATGAATTTCTGGGCAACGATTGAACACTCGTTGAATTATAAGTACCAAGGAAATATTCCGGAAGAGACGCGTGAGCGTCTGCGTCGTGCAGCAGAGGCAGCATTTTTGCTTGATGCGGAGATGAGCCAGCTGAAAGTAGAAATCCAAGACGCACAACTCGTCTTTCAACGCGACGCTAAGGCGTCTGAACGATTAAAAGAGTAG
- a CDS encoding phosphatidylglycerophosphatase A family protein: MKKTHSKEVKQAAIDKLHERGVTIHAIAEIVYQMQAPYTVDLTIETCVSSVERVLEKRELQHAILVGAELDILAEKGLLSEPLLSIIQSDEGLFGVDETIAIGAVNTYGSIAVTTFGYLDKAKVGIIKELDTKLGDGKVNTFMDDIVAAIAANASGRLAHRLRDKEDYSAEELEERKGTY, translated from the coding sequence ATGAAGAAAACACATTCAAAAGAGGTCAAACAGGCAGCTATCGATAAGTTACACGAACGAGGGGTGACGATTCATGCAATCGCTGAGATCGTGTACCAAATGCAGGCCCCATACACAGTGGATCTGACAATTGAAACATGTGTCAGTTCAGTGGAACGTGTTCTTGAAAAACGTGAATTACAACATGCGATTCTCGTCGGAGCAGAACTAGATATCTTGGCGGAAAAAGGGTTATTATCAGAACCCCTCCTGTCCATCATCCAAAGCGATGAAGGGCTATTTGGCGTAGATGAGACGATTGCGATTGGTGCCGTCAACACGTATGGTTCGATTGCGGTTACGACGTTCGGCTATTTGGATAAAGCAAAGGTCGGTATTATCAAAGAACTCGATACGAAGCTTGGGGACGGAAAAGTCAACACGTTCATGGATGATATCGTCGCGGCCATCGCAGCAAACGCATCCGGACGACTAGCGCATCGCTTGCGAGATAAGGAAGACTATTCCGCAGAAGAATTAGAAGAACGTAAGGGGACATACTGA
- a CDS encoding FtsW/RodA/SpoVE family cell cycle protein produces MNRFKSFTQRYDHTLLFLLACLMVISIIAIYTAQPSLKGAISAINFSAKQIQWYVIGFMALSVVIFIDYEQLKRFHWFLYGAGIVSLIGLVIFRGTPIVTEIKGAYGWYQFPVIGTVQPAEFMKFFLIVTLAAVITEHNARYVQHERDLLLLIKLVAVTALPLGLIIIQPDLGIGLILCVILACAMLLSGLNWKWLLTMFGLFAGAVIIFFYLFFFQNDLLATFFPGHAMNRIMAWLQPFEYADDLSYQLVQAINATGSGQMFGVGYGKLQVFVPELHTDFIFTTIASHYGFIGAAIVLIVLFLFVYRLIQIALETADPFGTYIVTGYVAMFTFQIFQNIGMTIGVLPITGLPLPFISYGGSTMIVNLVGLGLIMAIASQSRISMFDED; encoded by the coding sequence ATGAATCGATTCAAATCATTTACACAACGTTATGATCATACGTTGCTTTTTTTACTCGCCTGTCTGATGGTCATCAGTATCATCGCCATCTATACAGCACAACCTTCGCTTAAAGGTGCGATCAGTGCCATCAACTTCTCTGCCAAACAAATTCAATGGTATGTCATCGGCTTCATGGCGTTATCCGTCGTCATTTTCATCGATTATGAACAGTTGAAGCGATTCCACTGGTTTTTATATGGAGCAGGTATCGTATCGTTAATCGGTCTTGTCATTTTCCGTGGTACACCAATCGTCACTGAAATCAAAGGGGCATACGGTTGGTATCAATTCCCGGTTATCGGTACGGTTCAGCCGGCTGAGTTCATGAAGTTCTTTTTGATCGTGACGCTCGCTGCCGTCATTACCGAGCACAATGCGCGTTATGTTCAACATGAAAGAGATCTCTTGTTACTTATCAAGTTAGTCGCGGTTACAGCCTTGCCGCTCGGTCTTATCATCATTCAGCCCGATTTAGGGATCGGTTTGATTCTATGCGTCATCTTAGCATGTGCGATGTTGTTATCCGGACTAAACTGGAAATGGCTTTTGACGATGTTCGGTCTGTTCGCAGGAGCCGTCATCATCTTCTTTTACCTGTTCTTTTTCCAAAATGATTTACTCGCAACCTTTTTCCCAGGTCACGCGATGAACCGGATCATGGCTTGGTTGCAACCGTTCGAATATGCGGATGATCTGTCGTACCAGCTCGTCCAAGCAATCAACGCTACAGGTTCAGGGCAAATGTTCGGCGTTGGATACGGGAAACTGCAAGTGTTCGTTCCGGAATTGCATACAGACTTCATCTTTACGACGATTGCCTCTCACTACGGTTTCATCGGGGCTGCCATCGTCTTGATCGTATTGTTCCTGTTCGTCTATCGGTTGATTCAGATTGCTCTCGAGACAGCGGATCCATTTGGTACCTATATCGTGACAGGATACGTCGCGATGTTTACGTTCCAAATTTTCCAAAACATCGGGATGACGATTGGTGTCTTACCGATCACAGGCCTTCCCCTACCGTTCATCAGTTATGGTGGATCAACGATGATCGTAAACCTCGTCGGTCTAGGATTGATCATGGCAATCGCCTCTCAATCTCGGATTTCCATGTTCGATGAAGACTAA
- a CDS encoding phosphatase PAP2 family protein, with product MRGARAAWIGASIAVVLFVIIAVSIRMTGYFLFDAQLSSYMSQHVPGDYVSWFTQLGSGPGAMTMTVLLGILSYVLWRDRIASIWYVIMAISVGVLNQVVKFAFVRERPSLNELVGGVGYSFPSGHSAMAFAVYAGFLVVAFRHLKTGGKVLVSIVTIGLFLAMGASRIILNVHYFSDVIGGYCFAAILLCSSYAFIVSRRKKGVA from the coding sequence ATGCGGGGTGCGAGAGCGGCGTGGATAGGTGCATCCATTGCTGTCGTCTTGTTCGTGATCATCGCTGTCTCCATTCGGATGACAGGCTATTTTTTATTTGATGCCCAATTATCGTCATACATGTCGCAACACGTCCCAGGGGATTACGTTTCTTGGTTTACTCAACTCGGATCAGGTCCAGGGGCGATGACGATGACGGTGTTACTTGGAATACTGAGTTATGTATTGTGGCGAGATCGTATCGCAAGCATCTGGTATGTGATCATGGCAATATCAGTAGGTGTATTGAATCAAGTCGTTAAATTCGCTTTCGTCCGAGAGCGCCCCTCGTTAAATGAATTGGTTGGTGGCGTAGGATACAGTTTTCCGAGTGGTCACTCAGCGATGGCTTTTGCCGTATATGCTGGATTTCTCGTCGTTGCGTTTCGTCATCTTAAAACAGGTGGGAAGGTACTTGTATCGATCGTGACGATTGGTTTATTTCTCGCCATGGGAGCTTCTCGAATCATTTTAAACGTTCACTATTTCTCAGATGTAATCGGTGGATATTGTTTTGCTGCGATTCTTTTATGTAGCTCCTATGCATTCATCGTCTCCCGTAGAAAAAAAGGAGTGGCTTGA
- a CDS encoding RluA family pseudouridine synthase — protein MNGFQLQQMVTDIEDGWRVSHFCTTRLGISRKMLVSIKNHGDITRNGQHVNVHDVLHAGDHVHVFFPEETPAPDMVATEGELDILFEDDWLLVVNKPPGMASIPSRLHPERSLSNYVLGYYRKQGIPYAIHIVNRLDRDTSGLVLFAKHGLAHHRMSLMQRSNELERHYLAYAPGNVPVQTIDQPIGQTDHSFMERMVRPDGQRAITHILNSRLVRAFDQEISLLDIRLETGRTHQIRVHLAFLGHPLIGDTMYQGNPLLPRQALHSASATFLHPATGEQVRFEAPLPEDLRLE, from the coding sequence ATGAATGGATTTCAGCTACAACAGATGGTGACTGACATCGAGGATGGCTGGCGTGTCAGTCATTTTTGTACGACCCGCTTAGGGATTTCGCGGAAAATGTTAGTATCGATTAAAAATCATGGGGATATTACGCGTAATGGTCAGCATGTTAACGTCCACGACGTCTTACACGCGGGTGATCATGTCCATGTCTTCTTCCCGGAAGAGACACCAGCACCGGATATGGTGGCGACAGAAGGGGAACTTGATATTTTGTTTGAAGATGATTGGTTGCTCGTCGTCAATAAACCGCCGGGCATGGCATCGATTCCGTCTCGACTGCATCCGGAACGCTCATTATCGAACTATGTCCTTGGTTATTACCGAAAACAAGGAATTCCGTATGCGATCCATATCGTTAATCGGCTCGATCGTGATACGAGTGGTCTTGTCTTGTTCGCGAAACACGGGCTTGCCCATCACCGGATGAGTCTCATGCAACGATCCAATGAATTAGAACGACATTATTTAGCGTATGCACCCGGAAACGTACCGGTACAAACAATTGATCAACCGATTGGTCAAACCGATCATTCCTTCATGGAACGGATGGTACGACCAGATGGTCAACGAGCCATCACACATATCTTAAATAGCCGTCTAGTTCGAGCCTTTGACCAAGAAATCTCATTACTCGATATCCGACTAGAGACAGGTCGGACACACCAAATTCGTGTCCACCTTGCTTTTCTTGGGCATCCTTTGATTGGCGATACGATGTATCAAGGGAACCCGTTACTCCCGCGTCAGGCGCTTCATAGTGCGTCAGCAACGTTCCTTCATCCTGCGACGGGAGAACAGGTTCGTTTTGAAGCACCACTTCCTGAGGATCTCCGACTGGAATGA